One Syntrophaceae bacterium DNA window includes the following coding sequences:
- a CDS encoding XTP/dITP diphosphatase, with product MRRIVLATRNEGKVRELRHMLRDLPVEVLSLRDFAGIPEVEEDGRTFLENALKKAREVSRHISETVLADDSGLEVDVLGGEPGIHSARYAGPGADDEANNAKLLKALEGVPADKRGAVFRCVLVLFCPDGRSASFEGAWRGRILSEPRGTMGFGYDPLFLDPGQGLTAAELPPEVKNRISHRGQAFAKFREWLLKAGS from the coding sequence ATCCGGCGAATCGTATTGGCGACGAGAAACGAGGGAAAGGTCCGGGAGTTGCGGCACATGCTCCGCGATCTTCCGGTCGAGGTCCTTTCCCTGAGAGACTTCGCCGGCATCCCCGAGGTGGAGGAGGACGGGCGGACCTTCCTGGAAAATGCCCTGAAGAAGGCCCGCGAGGTTTCCCGGCACATCTCGGAGACCGTGCTGGCCGACGATTCGGGTCTCGAGGTGGACGTCCTCGGGGGCGAACCCGGCATCCATTCCGCCCGGTACGCGGGGCCGGGAGCCGACGACGAAGCCAACAATGCAAAGCTCCTGAAGGCACTCGAGGGGGTGCCCGCCGACAAGCGGGGGGCGGTCTTCCGGTGCGTGCTCGTGCTGTTTTGTCCCGACGGGCGCAGCGCGTCTTTCGAGGGCGCGTGGCGGGGCCGGATCCTCTCCGAGCCGAGGGGAACGATGGGTTTCGGGTACGACCCGCTCTTTCTCGACCCGGGGCAGGGCCTCACGGCGGCGGAACTCCCCCCGGAAGTCAAGAACCGCATCAGCCACCGGGGGCAGGCATTCGCAAAGTTCCGGGAGTGGCTTCTGAAAGCTGGAAGTTAA
- a CDS encoding outer membrane protein assembly factor, producing the protein MAAILSGIILHLAVSILAAGGTAFAASESVTVVVEGLSGKERANVEAALAVPPALVREGRVDRQWLERFERQAPGKVRDALEAFGFYKPDVTTRLETPGEGVYRLTVRVDAGEPVRLSDVAVKVQGTGATDRALAEAVAKFPLRAGDVLRHDVYEKAKGELLAKALEKGYLDAHFPVHRIRVDTAGSKAAIDLVLETGEPYRFGDVRFIGAPRYPRTFLETFLDFRPGEAYSAEKLLQTQLNLGTSQRFRSVVIQPDKTGAGDRTVPVNVELDPLPQKGVRVGVGYTTDFGPGFSLRYEDLNVRDSAHKFDSELNLSQRLQGAAVRYVIPGSTDFRSYTNTRLSAQREDTVSYTSKSVSAEVERARGFGRARLGSMYLQLKQEESTAGGDTTRNFLLVPGLRFSESRYDSLTRPSRGFHYKLEARGTTQQFGSDVGFAQVLGNGTLVVSLPQRFSVKARGQAGATAMNGNFLDVPVTFRFFTGGDNSVRGYAHQSLGPRNDRGDVLGGKHLLVGSVELERAIGENWGVAAFYDAGNAFNDLDTLDFAQGAGLGIRYYTPVGPIRVDIARQVGVSDPDYRFHFTIGVQF; encoded by the coding sequence GTGGCGGCGATCCTGTCCGGGATCATCCTGCATCTGGCCGTCAGCATTCTCGCCGCCGGCGGGACGGCTTTCGCGGCGTCAGAGTCCGTGACGGTCGTCGTCGAGGGCCTGTCGGGCAAGGAGCGGGCCAACGTCGAGGCGGCCCTGGCCGTTCCCCCCGCGCTCGTCCGGGAAGGAAGAGTGGACAGGCAGTGGCTGGAGCGTTTCGAGCGGCAGGCGCCCGGGAAGGTCAGGGATGCCCTGGAAGCCTTCGGCTTCTACAAGCCCGACGTCACCACGCGGCTGGAGACGCCCGGCGAAGGGGTCTACCGGTTGACGGTTCGCGTGGATGCCGGCGAGCCGGTTCGCCTGTCGGACGTAGCGGTGAAGGTTCAGGGGACCGGGGCAACGGACAGGGCACTCGCGGAGGCCGTGGCGAAATTCCCCTTGCGGGCGGGCGATGTCCTTCGGCACGATGTCTACGAGAAGGCCAAGGGGGAGCTCCTTGCAAAGGCCCTGGAGAAGGGGTACCTGGATGCACATTTCCCGGTCCACAGGATCCGCGTGGACACGGCCGGCTCGAAGGCCGCGATTGACCTCGTCCTGGAAACGGGAGAACCCTACCGCTTCGGCGATGTACGGTTCATCGGGGCGCCGCGGTACCCGAGGACGTTTCTCGAGACCTTTCTCGATTTCAGGCCGGGCGAGGCCTATTCGGCGGAGAAGCTTCTGCAGACCCAACTCAACCTCGGCACCTCCCAGCGCTTCCGGTCCGTCGTCATCCAGCCCGACAAGACGGGGGCCGGGGACCGCACGGTGCCCGTCAACGTGGAGCTCGATCCGCTTCCCCAGAAGGGCGTTCGGGTGGGGGTCGGTTACACCACGGACTTCGGGCCGGGGTTTTCCCTTCGGTACGAAGATCTCAACGTGCGGGACAGTGCGCACAAGTTCGACAGCGAGCTGAACCTGAGTCAGCGCCTCCAGGGTGCGGCGGTGCGTTACGTCATTCCGGGCAGCACCGACTTCCGAAGCTATACCAACACCCGCCTGTCCGCCCAGCGCGAAGACACGGTCAGCTACACGAGCAAGTCCGTTTCGGCGGAGGTGGAGAGGGCGAGGGGCTTCGGGCGGGCCCGCCTCGGCTCGATGTACCTTCAGCTCAAGCAGGAGGAGTCCACGGCAGGCGGCGACACAACCCGCAACTTCCTCCTCGTACCGGGCCTCCGGTTCTCAGAGAGCCGATACGACAGCCTCACCCGCCCGTCCCGAGGCTTTCACTACAAGCTCGAGGCGAGGGGAACGACGCAGCAGTTCGGTTCCGACGTCGGCTTCGCACAGGTGCTCGGAAACGGCACCCTTGTGGTTTCACTGCCGCAGAGGTTCTCCGTCAAGGCGAGGGGGCAGGCGGGGGCGACGGCCATGAACGGCAACTTCCTGGATGTGCCGGTCACGTTTCGGTTCTTTACGGGCGGAGACAACAGCGTGCGGGGTTACGCGCACCAGTCGCTGGGACCAAGGAATGACAGGGGGGACGTTCTGGGCGGGAAACACCTGCTCGTCGGGAGCGTCGAGCTGGAACGGGCCATCGGGGAGAATTGGGGGGTCGCCGCCTTCTACGATGCGGGCAACGCCTTCAACGATCTGGACACGCTTGATTTTGCCCAGGGCGCGGGGCTGGGGATCCGCTACTATACGCCCGTGGGGCCCATCCGTGTGGACATCGCCCGCCAGGTAGGGGTGTCAGATCCGGATTACCGGTTCCATTTCACCATCGGGGTGCAGTTTTGA
- a CDS encoding DUF192 domain-containing protein encodes MNRLPRGWITTLLAAALLAVAVPLFQGYAWAKDPKSPPLKRILVGQTPLWVEVADTLEKQERGLMFRRSLPENEGMLFVFKQPIELSFWMRNTLIPLDIAFVGPDGVILNIHQARPLDESVLYRSAGAAQYVIETNLGWFARHGIRPGDKVTLNR; translated from the coding sequence ATGAACAGGCTTCCCCGCGGATGGATCACGACCCTGCTTGCCGCAGCCCTGCTGGCAGTCGCCGTGCCTCTGTTCCAGGGGTACGCCTGGGCCAAGGACCCGAAATCCCCGCCCCTGAAGCGGATTCTCGTCGGCCAGACGCCCCTGTGGGTCGAGGTGGCCGACACGCTGGAGAAGCAGGAGCGCGGCCTCATGTTCCGCCGCTCCCTGCCGGAGAACGAGGGGATGCTCTTCGTCTTCAAGCAGCCCATCGAGCTGAGCTTCTGGATGCGCAACACCCTCATCCCGCTCGACATCGCCTTCGTCGGGCCTGACGGCGTCATCCTGAACATTCACCAGGCCCGCCCGCTCGACGAGAGCGTCCTGTACCGCTCGGCGGGTGCCGCGCAGTACGTCATCGAGACCAACTTGGGCTGGTTCGCCCGGCACGGGATCAGACCGGGGGACAAAGTCACCCTGAACCGCTGA
- a CDS encoding phosphomannomutase/phosphoglucomutase: MNRSIFREYDVRGLVDEDLQPGVVYDLGRAIGTYAGQRGVKTMTLGRDCRLSSPALSAGIRAGLLSTGVDVTDIGTCATPMLYFSVRHLKTGGGVMVTGSHNPPEFNGFKICVGPDTIYGGEIQALREIIESGSFLSGSGNASSQDITKAYLDYIHGNVQVRPGLRVVLDAGNGVGGAFAVPLFERFGCELTCLYADMDGRFPNHHPDPTVPENLRDLIVQVRQQKADVGIAFDGDADRIGVVTDRGDILWGDELLLLFARFILKERPGSAVIGEVKCSQRLYDDIAAHGGRPIMWKAGHSLIKGKMKEEKAVLAGEMSGHLFFADRYFGYDDAIYAAARLLEILSRTGQKLSDLLADVPKTVTTPEIRIECPDEIKFDVVRDVKEAFRKDHRIIDTDGVRILFPDGWGLIRASNTQPVLVLRFEASTAATLEQIRAVTEKELQRVMSRRRARP, translated from the coding sequence ATGAACCGTTCCATCTTCAGGGAGTATGATGTCAGGGGGCTGGTCGACGAAGACCTTCAGCCCGGCGTCGTGTACGACCTCGGCCGCGCCATCGGCACCTATGCCGGGCAGCGCGGGGTGAAGACAATGACCCTCGGACGGGACTGCCGGCTGAGTTCCCCCGCCCTTTCCGCCGGGATCCGGGCAGGCCTCCTGTCCACCGGGGTCGACGTGACCGACATCGGCACCTGCGCAACGCCGATGCTTTACTTTTCCGTCCGCCACCTGAAGACGGGGGGCGGCGTCATGGTCACGGGCAGCCACAATCCGCCTGAGTTCAACGGGTTCAAGATCTGCGTCGGCCCCGACACGATCTACGGCGGCGAGATCCAGGCCCTGCGGGAGATCATCGAGAGCGGCTCGTTCCTATCGGGCAGCGGAAACGCCTCGAGCCAGGACATCACGAAAGCCTACCTCGACTACATCCACGGCAACGTGCAGGTGCGCCCCGGCCTCCGCGTCGTCCTCGACGCGGGCAACGGTGTGGGCGGGGCGTTCGCCGTGCCCCTCTTCGAGCGCTTCGGCTGCGAGCTGACCTGTCTCTATGCCGACATGGACGGCCGCTTCCCGAACCACCACCCGGACCCGACGGTGCCCGAGAACCTGCGTGACCTCATCGTGCAGGTGAGGCAGCAGAAGGCCGACGTGGGGATCGCCTTCGACGGCGACGCCGACCGGATCGGCGTGGTCACCGACCGGGGGGACATCCTCTGGGGGGACGAGCTGCTGCTGCTCTTCGCCCGATTCATCCTGAAAGAACGCCCCGGGTCCGCCGTCATCGGCGAGGTGAAATGCTCCCAGCGCCTCTACGACGACATCGCCGCCCACGGCGGGCGGCCCATCATGTGGAAGGCGGGCCACTCGCTGATCAAGGGAAAAATGAAGGAGGAGAAGGCCGTGCTCGCCGGCGAGATGAGCGGCCATCTCTTCTTCGCCGACCGCTATTTCGGATACGACGACGCGATCTACGCCGCGGCGCGTCTGCTCGAGATCCTCTCCCGGACGGGGCAGAAGCTCAGCGACCTCCTCGCCGACGTCCCGAAGACGGTCACGACGCCGGAGATCCGCATCGAGTGCCCCGACGAGATCAAGTTCGACGTCGTGCGGGACGTGAAGGAGGCGTTCCGGAAGGACCACCGGATCATCGACACGGACGGTGTCCGGATCCTCTTCCCGGACGGCTGGGGGCTCATCCGGGCCTCCAACACCCAGCCCGTGCTCGTCCTGCGCTTCGAGGCGTCCACGGCGGCAACACTCGAGCAGATCCGCGCCGTCACGGAAAAAGAGCTGCAGCGCGTGATGTCCCGTCGCCGCGCGCGACCCTGA
- a CDS encoding ABC transporter substrate-binding protein yields MKGSISKVMAGLLAAVILALPVSSRAATPIKVGAAINLTGPASTWGQYHAKGTQDYLRYVNEVKGGVGGRTIELILVDTGYKVPEAVAAVKKFAIQDRVDMILTWGAGEGLAAKPLVQGYKIPTINYSTSWELLEKPVDYMYLPFGSYRLDCAAILEYIKSIHRGKEPPKVGLLTYNNAYGLSIHKPSQEYARALGIDIVSIEAFPPKTVDLTTELLRLKKNGAEYVFMQMLPATIVTAFKSADRIQYSPQFFGTWTSTDPDFFKMGKGLIRNRLKMQFPGGLPGDKGAGIDTLKELWKRYKTVTGFDAAYWEGVVVGMIVERGALRAHEKYGKIDRETINKAMETFTNEDFGGLVPPVTYTKTNHEASFRGRIVQVREDGSFKPLTDFYTPGKEKIRHLK; encoded by the coding sequence ATGAAGGGTTCGATCTCGAAAGTCATGGCGGGGTTGCTGGCGGCGGTGATCCTGGCGCTGCCCGTTTCGTCCCGTGCGGCGACGCCGATCAAGGTGGGCGCGGCCATTAATCTCACCGGTCCCGCATCCACATGGGGGCAGTACCACGCGAAGGGCACGCAGGACTACCTGCGCTACGTCAACGAGGTCAAGGGCGGCGTCGGCGGCCGCACCATCGAGCTGATCCTCGTCGACACGGGCTACAAGGTGCCCGAGGCCGTGGCGGCGGTCAAGAAGTTCGCCATCCAGGACAGGGTCGACATGATCCTCACCTGGGGTGCGGGAGAGGGGCTCGCCGCCAAGCCGCTCGTGCAGGGCTACAAGATCCCGACGATCAACTACTCCACGAGCTGGGAACTGCTGGAGAAACCCGTGGACTACATGTATTTGCCCTTCGGCAGCTACCGTCTCGACTGCGCGGCCATCCTCGAATACATCAAATCCATCCACAGGGGAAAGGAGCCCCCCAAGGTCGGGCTGCTCACCTACAACAACGCCTACGGGCTCTCCATCCACAAGCCGAGCCAGGAGTACGCGAGGGCCCTCGGGATCGACATCGTGTCGATCGAGGCGTTCCCGCCCAAGACCGTAGACCTGACGACGGAGCTTCTCCGGCTCAAGAAGAACGGGGCCGAGTACGTCTTCATGCAAATGCTGCCGGCCACGATCGTGACGGCCTTCAAGAGCGCCGACCGCATCCAGTACAGCCCGCAGTTCTTCGGCACCTGGACCTCGACGGACCCCGACTTCTTCAAGATGGGCAAGGGGCTCATCCGGAACCGGCTGAAGATGCAGTTCCCCGGCGGCCTTCCGGGTGACAAGGGCGCCGGCATTGACACCCTCAAGGAACTCTGGAAGCGCTACAAGACCGTCACCGGCTTCGATGCCGCATACTGGGAAGGCGTCGTCGTGGGCATGATCGTGGAACGCGGGGCCCTGCGGGCCCATGAGAAGTACGGGAAGATCGACCGCGAGACCATCAACAAGGCCATGGAAACCTTCACGAACGAGGACTTCGGCGGTCTCGTGCCCCCCGTCACGTACACGAAGACCAATCACGAGGCCTCCTTCCGGGGGCGGATCGTCCAGGTCAGGGAGGACGGCTCCTTCAAGCCGCTGACGGACTTCTACACGCCGGGCAAGGAGAAAATCAGGCACCTCAAGTAG
- a CDS encoding ABC transporter ATP-binding protein, which produces MKAYRGQPSIFAARPPEARKAELAVERLTLRFGGITAVHNVDLKVSTGELVSVIGPNGAGKTSLLNCITGYYRAQEGRILFNGTDISNLHTHRHIQHGIGRTFQNIELFPGMTVLANLLLARHLHCRYGLAAALLFSGKARSEEIRQRRLIEEIIDFLEIQAIRKKLVGSLPYGMRKRVELGRALALEPRLLVLDEPFAGMNLEEKEDMVRFLLELNESWGQTMILVEHDMSIVMSISKRIMVLNFGEKLAEGTPEEIQGNPEVIRAYLGDGDGAGGVR; this is translated from the coding sequence ATGAAGGCCTACCGTGGGCAACCCTCCATCTTCGCCGCGAGACCGCCGGAGGCGCGCAAGGCGGAACTCGCCGTCGAGCGCCTGACGTTGCGGTTCGGAGGAATCACGGCCGTCCACAACGTGGACCTCAAGGTCTCGACGGGCGAACTCGTTTCCGTCATCGGTCCCAACGGCGCCGGCAAGACCAGCCTGCTCAACTGCATCACGGGCTATTACAGGGCCCAGGAGGGCCGGATCCTCTTCAACGGCACGGACATCTCGAACCTCCACACGCACCGGCACATCCAGCACGGGATCGGGAGAACATTCCAGAACATCGAGCTCTTCCCCGGGATGACCGTCCTGGCGAACCTGCTGCTGGCCCGGCACCTGCACTGCCGCTACGGCCTTGCGGCGGCCCTTCTCTTCTCCGGGAAGGCCCGCAGCGAGGAGATCCGGCAGCGGCGGCTCATCGAGGAGATCATCGACTTCCTCGAGATCCAGGCCATCCGCAAGAAGCTCGTGGGGTCGCTGCCCTACGGGATGCGCAAGCGCGTGGAGCTGGGGCGGGCGCTCGCGCTCGAGCCGAGGCTTCTCGTCCTGGACGAGCCCTTCGCCGGCATGAACCTGGAGGAAAAGGAGGACATGGTCCGGTTCCTCCTGGAGCTCAACGAATCCTGGGGGCAGACCATGATCCTCGTTGAGCACGACATGTCGATTGTCATGAGCATCTCGAAGAGGATCATGGTGCTCAATTTCGGCGAAAAGCTCGCCGAGGGGACCCCCGAGGAGATCCAGGGCAACCCCGAGGTCATCCGGGCATACCTCGGCGACGGCGACGGGGCGGGGGGCGTCCGATGA